TCCGGCTGACGTTGGAACTCACCGGCCGGCGATTGTTCATCTGGAAATTGGGCTTGAATTTTCATACGGAGCCGCTTCCTCGAACCAGTATCTCATATCCACAGCCGAGGATGTTGGGAAGTCTCAGCGTATAACTGTCGCATTTCGCCACGGCGTGAGATTCTCCTGGTGGCAAAAAGCCTCGGATCTCCGTTTTCGCACGAGAAAAGCAATAGGTTCGCGAGGCACGTCCCATGCGACAGGCTTGATGGGAGCCAGGATGAATCTGAGGTCGAGGGGTAGACCAGGAAGGTGTGATTCATGGCCGGCTTGTGAAAGTCCATGCCGATGTCGGGCAGGACGTGAATAAAGCGTGCTCTTGGCGGGGCTCCATAGCGTGGGCCTCGATGTCGCTGAAGGAGATTATCTCAAGGCTGAGGCAAGGCTGCATGAAGCCGAACCGGCGCATGTCCGAACCAAGGATCTGCAGGACAACACGGCCGTTTGCTTGGCAGGACTCCAACGACGCGAGACTGCTATGAAGACGGCGCGAACCGAACTGCAGGAGGCGAAAAACCGTCTCAAACTGCCTGGAGTGCCGCCAGAGGAGATCGGCAGGCTTGATCGAGACCTGACGATCAAGGCCGTGGCACGCCGATCTTTGTGCGCGATGTTGCGGAGGTGCGCATAGGTCACACTGTCCGCCATGGTGTCCTGGTCATCAATGGGGAGCAAGAGGTCGTGATTGGGATGGTGTTAACCCTCCGCGGAGGCAATGCCCCTCAAGTCGTCGAGGTGGCTAAGGCCGAGGTGCAAGGCCTGCAACAGAGTACGATCATCCCTGCAGGCACAAAGCTGATCCTCTTCTATGATCGCATCGAACTCATGAATCCCACCATTCAGACGGTACGCGGCACGTTGATCGAAGGAACTGTGTTGGTGGGCTTCGGCTTCTTTAACCTCCTGAGCCCTGTTCGCGGCGCCGGCATCGTGACGGTTACGTTGATCGTCACGCCACTTGGGAACTTTATCGTGATAGAGCGGTTCCGGCGCTCGGCCAAGCTGATGACGCTCGCCGGGTTGGCGATTGCGCTCTTGGCCTCGGTCGTGATGACGCTAACTCTGTCGCCGGTGCTCGCGGCGCTGTTCCTGCGGGGAGACCATCCACAGGAGATGCGCCTGATGTTTTGGATGAAACAGCGTTATTTCCGGAGATTGCACTGGACGCTCTGCACCCAGTCGGGGTTGATCGATACCATCGGCAAGAACCCAGCCCTATCTCATCATCGACATCAACCGGCAAAAGATCACTTGCTTCGGTATCAACGCGACCGATGTGCAAGAGATCATCGCCATCCTCCTCGGAGGCAAGGTGGCGACCCGTGTCTATGAAGGCGAACGGCGGTTTCAGTTGACCGTTCCGTTTCCGGAACAACCACGCAACAGCGTCACGACCATCGGAGGAATTCGCGTGAAATCAGCTTCCAGTGCGCTGATCCCGATGAGCGGTCTTACCACGATCGAGATGCGCGAGGGCGCGGCTCCCATCAGCCGCGAGCATGTGAAGCGCCCCATCTATATCGGGTCAGGCGTAATGGCGTTGCACGCTCTATATCCGTTCCCGGTAAGGTCAGGCACTAAACTTGTACATGCTTGTTGGTAAGTCAGCGAGGCCGGTCCAGATTTGATTCCTTCGCTGGCAGACGACGCCGAATTCACAGGATGATCAGTCAGAAGAGGGAAGGGGGGTCTATGAGATATGTATGGGTGAGCATAACCTTGTTGTGCCTTTTCTTAGCTCCGAGGGGATGGGTGCATGCTGCCGGTGCCGGGGATCATGATATTTCCAAAGGGGAAGACCTATTGAAGGGCAAGCAGTATATGGAGGCGCGCACATCCCTGGAGGCCGGAATACAGAAGGATCCTACGAATGTTCAGGCTCATTTGAGCCTGGCTGAGGCCTGCCGAAGTTTAGAAGCCTGGGCCTGTGCAGAGGAACATTACGAGACGGCGTTGCAGTTGGACGCCAAGGCAGGTGCAACCGGATCGACGCAACCACGTTTGCGTAAAGCGACTGTGTGGCGGTCGCTCGAGGAAGTGACGGCGTGGAGGTTGCTCAACGATGCGAAGGAGCTGCTGAGCGGCGGGAAAGTTTCTCCTGAAAAGATGAGACAAGCCGGGGAGGCTTTGGACAGTGCCAATGAGTTGGGGCTCAACAATGACCAACTAGCCCTCTATCAACAACTGCAGATGAAACTTCCACGGCAGCGAACCGTTGCTGTATCGAACAAACTACCGTCAGGCGGGTTGTCCGTCGGAGGAGCCTCGGCCGAGACGCAGGATATGCCTATGGCGCTGGTGCCGGCGGGGGAATTTACGATGGGAAGCAATCTGGGAGAAGATGAAAAGCCCGTGCGGCGTGTTTACCTGAATGCCTTCTATATGGATAGATTTGAAGTCACGGTGGGGCAGTATGCCAGGTATCTGGAGGTGACAGACATGGAAGAGCCTCCTGACTGGGCCATGATGAATCAACCCCAGCGTCAGAGAAGCCCAGTCGTCAACGTGGATTGGGAGGATGCCGTGAAGTACTGCAAATGGGCCGGCAAGCGTCTGCCGACAGAAGCGGAGTGGGAAAAAGCGGCTCGGGGAACGGATGGGCGCATCTACCCCTGGGGCAATGAGGCCCCGACTCGCCTCCACGCGAATTACGGGAGAAAGGAATTGGACAACCATCAGGCCTTAACCCCCGTTGGGTCCTTCGAAGCGGGAAAGAGTCCCTATGGCATCTATGACATGGCCGGCAATGCTTGGGAATGGGTCTTCGATTGGTACGACCATGACTATTACAAGAAAGGCCCGAAAAAGAACCCCATCGGGCCGGCAAAGGGTGAAGGGAAAGTGGTACGGGGTGGGTCTTGGTTGTATGTTCCGGAGTTTCTGCGTTCCGCGCATCGGTTCGACGCGCAACCGACGAACCGACTCTTTGGGTATGGGTTTCGTTGCGCAAAGACGCCATAGTGTTCGTGCCATAGGTAGTCGTTAAACCGGAGACATGGCTGCTTGGGCGCTGCCGGTGTGTATGCCGTGCCTCAAGAGAGGCGGCTCATCGATATTTCGCGAAGCAGATCAGGTCGAGATGGTCGTAATGATTGGGAAGAATCGTTTCGGCCTTGTAGCCGAGGTCCATGAAGAACTGAATGTTTCTCGCCGTGCGCAGCATGGTGCAGGCATAAAATTTGTGGGCATCGGTCGTCACGCGCTCGACTTCGCGGACCAGGGCTTTCCCAAGGCCTTGACGTCGATGGGTGGGGCTCACGGAAAGCAATCGGATCACACTAACACCTGCTACCGTCCAGAAGCGTAGGGAACCGACAATCGCTCCTCCTTCTTCCGCCACGAAAATGTGCTTCTCTCTCGCATCCTCTTTCAGACTCTCAAGCGTTTCGGTCGTCCAGCCACTGACTTTGTAGATGCCGGCATACTCACCGAAGGCAGCCTGTTGCACCTGAAGGAGGGCCGGAAAATCAACCTCGGTCGCAGCTCGAATGTGAACCACAATGCAGATCCTTGATGAGGGAAGGACTCCGTACCTTCATAGCGGAAGAGTAAGGAGCTTCGCAAGCATGCTTCCCCGGTCATTGAGAACAGGCGATGAGCTGTCCTACCAAAGAGAGCTACCCCAGTAGATGAAGTTAGGTCGGTAAGGTGCGTATGGCCTGCGGCAGGCCGTACACCCGTCACGCAGCTTCGCTTTCGTACCGGCGACGTCCGGAGCCGGACGATACGGTCTCCCGCGAGATCACTAGCCGATTCTTATTGATGACATCGTCAACGATCATTCCACAATTGACACAGCGCCAACCATGAAAATCTGATGACGAGCCAGTCTGCACCGCGATGCTGTCGTCGCTGACGGCAAGGCCGTTGCATCGTAAGCAATTCACTGATCACCTCCCAGTAGAAGCTGCCCTCCCATCAACGTCTCCGGCTGCGGAGTCATGTGAGTGGCGATATGAATCAGATACTGCGCTCGTGCAGCCCGCAGCAACGCTGTCCCGTCTTGGAAGCCCTGTGCGTACCGCATGAGAATCTCAGGAGGGCATAGGCGATAGCTGTCGGAGCGGTCGGTATTCATCAGGGCATCTCGCAGCCCATCTGTTTCTGCACGCCAGCCATCCACCTCTGGTTCGGTGCGAGCTTGGGCAGATTGACTTTGACACCAGTCAATCCGAAGGTTGATGGGATCAGTCGGTTGTTTCATGTTTCACCCTCTTAATAATGCAACTCAGTAATCCAAACATAGGCTACAGCAAGTTGAGTGCCAGGAGGGGAATGGGAACCTGTTGTTTCTTGGTTCTGCACAACTGATCTGGTAGTGACATGTTTTTAATGGCTTATCCGTATTGGCAATATCGTTGCTCACAAACAGTGTGGATAGCAGAGCATTCGATGAACTGTAGAATGTGAAGGATATAGGATCTACTGTTTCCTAATGATACTAGGAACAGCCCTAGGACAAATATCTGTAACTGAAGAGGGCATGTGAGGCGTCTGGTGCAATCCTGCGGTCGATGCGACGCCTGGCATCTGATGTCATGTGCAACGCAGTGTCAATGAACGGCACGCCTTCCCGCCCATCAGGTTGATGGGCCAGAGCTTACGTCTTTGGCCTTCGATTGGCGACTTCCCTCATGGCGGCACACTTCTGTCTGTGCGGGCTCCCTTGTAATCGGGTATAGTGGTCGCAATCGATTCTGAGCGGAGGAGGACAGGAGCATTCCTTGAACGAACATACAACCAATTCATGGAACAAGGAGGTGCAATGAGTGAGTTTGGGGGTGGGGCCGTTAAAGATTTTATGCATCGCTATCTAGAGGTGATTCCACAAGAGACGACGACAGCGGGTGCTGCTGAGCGCATGCGTGTCAAGGGGATCGGCTGCCTGTTAGTGGAATCGGATGATCCCAAACGAGGACCGTTCGGGATCATGACGGAAACGGATCTTGTGCGGAAAGTGCTTGCGAGGGGATTAGACCCCACAGTTACGATGGTGGATCGCGTGATGGCCAGCCCAATTTTGACGATCCAAGGAGATCGCCCTATGTTGGATGCCAGCCATTTGATGGAAACCAATCATGTACGTCACCTCTGTGTGGTGGAGGCTGGTGAGATCGTCGGGATCATGTCGGTGCGGGACCTGGTGCGATCGTTTGTGGATGCGGAGAGCGGTCCCGTCTGCGAACTCGACAAGGTGTACCGCCCGCTGAGCGTCTTGATGGCGACCACATTCGTGACGATCCCTAGTGACGCGTCTGTTCTCGATGCAGCTCAGCTGATGAGCGAGAAACGGATCGGGTCACTGCTGACGATCGAAGCGGGCGAAATCGTCGGGATAGTGACCGAGCGCGATGTGGTCCGGAAAGGACTTGCCGCCAATCGGGATGCAGGCAGCACTCACGTCAGCGCCGTGATGAGCTCCCCTCTACTGAGCATCGATGTCAATCGCACTGTACGCGATGCCAGTAAAGTCATGGCAGAACAGGGAGTGCGTCACCTGACTGTAACGGAGAAGGGAAAGATCGTCGGGGTGCTCTCCATACGAGACCTAGTGAAGATGGTCTCCGTCAGGGATCGGCCCAGGTTTCTCGGCAGGACATCGTAGGATGCTGGCGCATACCGTATCAGCGGAGTGGAGGCCAGCTGGTGCAGCCAGGGAAGTATCGCCACGACGAGGCAGATGGAGGTGGCCACAGCCTGGAATCAAAGATGTTGCCGCCAGAGACAAGCGATGGGGGCCGGCGATCGGTCGCATCTATACCTGACGCTGAGCTCGTGGCGTGGCGCATTCATCGGTGAATTACAACCGTTGGTCCATGAGCCCTACCAAGGGTCTGTCTTGCGCTTTTGAAGGGAGCCAATCGAAGGCTCATCTATATCGTGATGACGACTTCTACCTCACCGATGCGACGGGCCACTCTCAAGGCCACTTCATTCTCATAGCGATCGAGCACGAGGTCGAGACGCGCGGTTCCGACGGAGAGGTTCCGAATCTCCACTCGCTCAAGGAACGGCGGTAACACAGGACGGACGAAACTCACCAGCCGATGCGGTGCGTCGATTTGTAAGCCCAGACAGGCTTGAAGCAGCAGGAAGCCGGAACCGGCGGCCCAGGCTTGCGGAGAACAGGCAGTCGGATAGAGTGTGGGGCTTTCCCCAGGCCGCCGAGGGAAGCCGCAGAACAATTCCGGCAACCGATGCAGTTCGAGAAAGAGGCTGGCGTCGAAGATGCCGGTCAAGACCTTCATCGCGCCTTGCTTATAGCCGTAAGCCGCCATGCCGGCTGCGATGATGGCGTTGTCGTGAGGCCACACCGACCCGTTATGGTAGGACATCGGGTTGTACCGCGCCTCCGAGGTCGCGATCGTGCGGATGCCCCATCCACTGAAAAACTCCTCACTCAACAGTGAGCGTGCCGTACGTGCCCCACGTTCTTCCCCGGCAATGCCGCCATAGAGGCAGTGACCAGCGTTTGATGATCGTGTACGGCAAGGCTGCCCCCGTCCGTCCAAAGCAAGTGCATACGAGTCCAGCTCCTCGCACCAGAACGCCCGCTCGAATCGATCTCGAAGGGAGTCCGCTTCTTTCAGCAATCGATCGGCATGGTCGAGATCTCCCAGAAGCCGAGCCAAGTCCGCCGCCGTTCGTTTGGCTCGATATACGTAAGCCTGGACCTCACACAGCGCAATCGGCCCGTCTACAGCTGCCCCGTCGGCGTGAAAAATGGCATCGTGGGAGTCTTTCCATCCTTGGTGCACCAGTCCCTTGTCGGTCCGCCGAGCATAGGTTGTGAACCCCATGCTGGTTGGATCACCGTACTGATCGATCCACTGCAGGGCTAGCCGAATATGCGGCCAGAGAGTTGCGAGAAACCGCCGGTCGCCGCTTCGTTCGTAGTACGCGCCAGCGAGAACGATGAACAACGGCGTGGCGTCGACGCTCCCGTAATATCTGCCGAATGGAACTTCCCCGAGAGCCGCCATCTCCCCCTGACGTGTCTCATGCAAAATCTTCCCGACCTCTGCGTCTTGTTCCGATCGATTCTCCGTTGCCTGAGTCGAGGCCAGAAAGCCAAGAACTCCTCGAGCGAGACCAGGATTCATCCACAGCATCTGCAACGCCGTAATAATACCGTCCCGTCCGAACGGGACGCTGAACCAAGGAACACCGGCATAGGGATAAAATCCCTGTGCTGTCTCCGAGATCAGCATGTGGAGGTCGGCCATCGACCGGTTCAACCAATGATTGAATTGCTCATTCGACGTGTAGATGTGGGCATCAGAGGCCTTGGCTCTCTGTAACGAACGATCCGCCTCACGGTTGGCACGGTCGTAGGAGAGAAATACCTGAGTCCGTCGCTGGGTGATTTCACATGAAATCGAGATCTC
This region of Nitrospira sp. genomic DNA includes:
- a CDS encoding SUMF1/EgtB/PvdO family nonheme iron enzyme, which produces MRYVWVSITLLCLFLAPRGWVHAAGAGDHDISKGEDLLKGKQYMEARTSLEAGIQKDPTNVQAHLSLAEACRSLEAWACAEEHYETALQLDAKAGATGSTQPRLRKATVWRSLEEVTAWRLLNDAKELLSGGKVSPEKMRQAGEALDSANELGLNNDQLALYQQLQMKLPRQRTVAVSNKLPSGGLSVGGASAETQDMPMALVPAGEFTMGSNLGEDEKPVRRVYLNAFYMDRFEVTVGQYARYLEVTDMEEPPDWAMMNQPQRQRSPVVNVDWEDAVKYCKWAGKRLPTEAEWEKAARGTDGRIYPWGNEAPTRLHANYGRKELDNHQALTPVGSFEAGKSPYGIYDMAGNAWEWVFDWYDHDYYKKGPKKNPIGPAKGEGKVVRGGSWLYVPEFLRSAHRFDAQPTNRLFGYGFRCAKTP
- a CDS encoding GNAT family N-acetyltransferase is translated as MVHIRAATEVDFPALLQVQQAAFGEYAGIYKVSGWTTETLESLKEDAREKHIFVAEEGGAIVGSLRFWTVAGVSVIRLLSVSPTHRRQGLGKALVREVERVTTDAHKFYACTMLRTARNIQFFMDLGYKAETILPNHYDHLDLICFAKYR
- a CDS encoding efflux RND transporter permease subunit — translated: MNATDVQEIIAILLGGKVATRVYEGERRFQLTVPFPEQPRNSVTTIGGIRVKSASSALIPMSGLTTIEMREGAAPISREHVKRPIYIGSGVMALHALYPFPVRSGTKLVHACW
- a CDS encoding CBS domain-containing protein, with product MSEFGGGAVKDFMHRYLEVIPQETTTAGAAERMRVKGIGCLLVESDDPKRGPFGIMTETDLVRKVLARGLDPTVTMVDRVMASPILTIQGDRPMLDASHLMETNHVRHLCVVEAGEIVGIMSVRDLVRSFVDAESGPVCELDKVYRPLSVLMATTFVTIPSDASVLDAAQLMSEKRIGSLLTIEAGEIVGIVTERDVVRKGLAANRDAGSTHVSAVMSSPLLSIDVNRTVRDASKVMAEQGVRHLTVTEKGKIVGVLSIRDLVKMVSVRDRPRFLGRTS
- a CDS encoding efflux RND transporter permease subunit, which codes for MRIGHTVRHGVLVINGEQEVVIGMVLTLRGGNAPQVVEVAKAEVQGLQQSTIIPAGTKLILFYDRIELMNPTIQTVRGTLIEGTVLVGFGFFNLLSPVRGAGIVTVTLIVTPLGNFIVIERFRRSAKLMTLAGLAIALLASVVMTLTLSPVLAALFLRGDHPQEMRLMFWMKQRYFRRLHWTLCTQSGLIDTIGKNPALSHHRHQPAKDHLLRYQRDRCARDHRHPPRRQGGDPCL
- a CDS encoding amylo-alpha-1,6-glucosidase, which codes for MNDVIRLKDQYYILASSSLADGRTEVLKQGETFALFDRYGDFHQVLPGPQGLYHEGTRFLSRFELSLGGQRPMFLSAVVKEDNALIRIDLTNPDLIDGQRRVPRGTLHLCRTRFLWQGTCYERIRVQNYGDRKFPLLLAMAMDTDFADLFEARGHRRPRRGRRLNTIRSKAGLVLGYKGLDETIRRTSIRCSPSPKRVAPDGFTIEANVPPHANMTWEISISCEITQRRTQVFLSYDRANREADRSLQRAKASDAHIYTSNEQFNHWLNRSMADLHMLISETAQGFYPYAGVPWFSVPFGRDGIITALQMLWMNPGLARGVLGFLASTQATENRSEQDAEVGKILHETRQGEMAALGEVPFGRYYGSVDATPLFIVLAGAYYERSGDRRFLATLWPHIRLALQWIDQYGDPTSMGFTTYARRTDKGLVHQGWKDSHDAIFHADGAAVDGPIALCEVQAYVYRAKRTAADLARLLGDLDHADRLLKEADSLRDRFERAFWCEELDSYALALDGRGQPCRTRSSNAGHCLYGGIAGEERGARTARSLLSEEFFSGWGIRTIATSEARYNPMSYHNGSVWPHDNAIIAAGMAAYGYKQGAMKVLTGIFDASLFLELHRLPELFCGFPRRPGESPTLYPTACSPQAWAAGSGFLLLQACLGLQIDAPHRLVSFVRPVLPPFLERVEIRNLSVGTARLDLVLDRYENEVALRVARRIGEVEVVITI